A genomic region of Gossypium hirsutum isolate 1008001.06 chromosome D01, Gossypium_hirsutum_v2.1, whole genome shotgun sequence contains the following coding sequences:
- the LOC107921061 gene encoding UPF0496 protein At1g20180: protein MIRFTKITSGRSEMRRGSNLSDKTNVNEEYKEAFRTKSYVDMWSQVHGQFNQITSFDTLPSTSSIPGHQINLSEYLLKPRQETLDKIESLNVHHLLLDYFDAGLEACNLCELLLRSIHQTRVYYQKIRKVIKISKRVQDFSDEQCSVILKELKGFALLKNPLSIITPPQFRKIHENNLDLFRKLTSKREKIKRKAKSKKISKQIGSLCLVISNTTLVIALLILAFHSMIGIVAAPGVAAWFISIRKKKKKTGSSSIQQGHNTSLLERLGEQLDISAKGIYILINDFDTISRLVWRLHDEIEHLKAIANMCIRNGKIEVLKEVVREFRMHNSSFLEQLKELEEHTKLCFHTINRSRRHVIEEIVDSLP, encoded by the exons ATGATCCGCTTCACCAAGATAACATCAG GGAGATCAGAGATGAGGCGTGGAAGTAACTTGAGTGACAAGACAAATGTTAATGAAGAATACAAGGAAGCTTTTAGAACCAAGTCTTATGTGGATATGTGGAGTCAAGTTCATGGGCAGTTTAACCAAATTACTAGCTTTGATACACTCCCTTCAACGTCATCGATTCCTGGTCATCAAATAAACCTGTCGGAGTACCTGCTTAAACCAAGGCAAGAAACACTAGATAAAATAGAGAGCTTGAATGTTCATCACCTTCTTCTAGACTATTTCGATGCTGGCTTGGAAGCTTGTAATTTGTGTGAACTACTCCTTCGAAGCATCCATCAAACGCGCGTATATTATCAAAAGATTAGAAAGGTGATCAAGATAAGCAAGAGGGTTCAAGATTTTTCGGATGAACAATGCAGCGTCATACTCAAGGAGCTAAAAGGATTTGCATTGCTTAAAAATCCATTGTCGATCATTACTCCACCGCAATTCCGGAAGATTCATGAGAATAACCTGGATTTGTTCCGAAAGCTAACATCCAAACGTGAAAAGATAAAACGGAAAGCCAAATCCAAAAAGATCTCCAAACAGATTGGGAGTCTTTGTTTAGTAATTTCTAATACAACTCTCGTGATTGCCTTGCTCATACTTGCATTCCACAGCATGATTGGGATTGTAGCAGCACCGGGGGTTGCCGCCTGGTTTATCAGcataaggaagaagaaaaagaaaaccggGTCATCATCTATTCAGCAAGGGCATAACACAAGCTTGCTTGAAAGACTTGGTGAGCAACTTGATATCTCAGCTAAAGGGATTTACATTTTGATCAATGATTTCGATACCATAAGTAGACTGGTATGGAGACTGCACGATGAGATCGAGCACCTTAAAGCCATAGCTAATATGTGCATTAGAAATGGAAAGATTGAGGTACTGAAGGAGGTTGTAAGGGAATTTCGAATGCACAATTCAAGCTTCTTGGAACAACTGAAAGAGCTTGAGGAACATACTAAGTTATGTTTTCATACGATTAACAGATCCAGAAGGCACGTTATAGAAGAAATAGTCGATTCGCTGCCATAG